A stretch of the Xiphias gladius isolate SHS-SW01 ecotype Sanya breed wild chromosome 19, ASM1685928v1, whole genome shotgun sequence genome encodes the following:
- the LOC120805386 gene encoding BRI3-binding protein: MKGIRFFVVFLVLSASLLCTAEAGRSRTSNQNSFRRAANGIYQTLSSVFGEDNIRGLYKFFSKTTERFVHGVDSFLDTIWKIWSDLLDVMGIDSSNLSHYFSPTSLTSSPARALLLVAAVLLAYWFLSMFLGGFFYLLHAVFGRFFWLARVTLFALSCLYILQKFEGDPERAVLPLCFIMAVYFMTGPVGAYWRRGGGAGSLEEKIDHLDTQIRLLNIRLSRVIDSLERTGDQ; the protein is encoded by the exons ATGAAGGGAATCAGGTTTTTCGTGGTTTTCTTGGTGCTTTCCGCGTCTTTGCTGTGCACAGCCGAAGCGGGCAGGAGCCGGACCAGCAACCAGAACAGCTTCCGACGGGCAGCTAACGGCATCTACCAGACTCTGAGCAGTGTTTTCGGAGAGGACAACATCAGAGGGTTATACAAG tttTTCTCCAAAACAACAGAGCGGTTTGTCCATGGAGTGGACTCTTTTCTGGACACCATCTGGAAGATCTGGTCAGATCTGCTTGATGTGATGGGCATTGACT CCTCAAACCTCAGCCACTACTTCAGCCCCACATCTCTCACCAGCTCTCCAGCACGCGCCCTGCTCCTGGTTGCCGCTGTACTCCTGGCCTACTGGTTCCTCTCTATGTTCTTGGGGGGTTTCTTCTACCTGCTGCACGCTGTATTTGGCCGCTTCTTCTGGCTAGCTCGCGTCACGCTCTTCGCCCTGTCCTGCCTCTACATCCTGCAGAAGTTCGAGGGCGACCCTGAGCGCGCGGTGCTGCCACTGTGCTTCATCATGGCTGTATATTTCATGACTGGGCCTGTGGGAGCGTACTGGCGTCGGGGGGGCGGGGCAGGTTCACTGGAAGAGAAAATCGACCACTTGGACACTCAGATCAGGCTGCTTAACATCAGGCTGAGTCGTGTCATAGACAGCCTGGAACGCACTGGGGATCAGTAG